In one uncultured Devosia sp. genomic region, the following are encoded:
- a CDS encoding alpha-hydroxy acid oxidase: protein MNSKRIDDRYSTNERFTTLRGIETEARKQLSPVVWNYLNCGTGDEITLRANTADFDKLAFRTPLFAGISNPDTSTTFLGHKLSFPALIAPFGGGEQLLDAQGHCATGRAAAAVGVRQIVPVAAAHSLETIATATGVAQLFQLTFVGKVDSVLAMIERARQAGYEQIVATYSPIRQWRERMMEDRFTIRTAMEDSNYAPDKSDPEMLREQLAFERKRWGWDEAREVIRNSPLPIIVKGVMNAEEAVQCMEAGAAGLYVSNYGGRSIDRMPSAISALPKVRAAVSKDTPIIFDSGIRRGSDIAAAIALGADVVALGRSVGYGLAANGEDGAKRVLQLLQSEFWTTLGHLGCSHVEELTASAFC from the coding sequence ATGAACAGCAAGCGCATAGACGACCGCTATTCAACCAATGAGCGCTTCACAACGCTGCGGGGCATCGAGACGGAAGCGCGCAAGCAGCTCTCTCCCGTCGTCTGGAACTATCTCAATTGCGGTACCGGCGACGAGATCACCCTGCGCGCCAATACGGCCGACTTTGACAAGTTGGCCTTCCGTACACCCCTGTTCGCCGGCATCTCCAACCCCGATACCAGCACCACTTTCCTCGGGCACAAGCTGAGCTTTCCCGCCTTGATTGCTCCCTTTGGCGGAGGTGAGCAATTGCTGGATGCCCAGGGGCATTGTGCGACGGGTCGCGCTGCGGCGGCGGTGGGCGTCAGGCAGATTGTACCGGTGGCTGCGGCCCATAGCCTCGAGACAATCGCCACGGCAACCGGCGTCGCGCAACTGTTTCAGCTGACCTTCGTCGGCAAGGTTGACTCCGTTCTCGCCATGATCGAACGCGCCAGGCAGGCCGGCTATGAGCAGATTGTTGCCACCTATTCGCCGATCCGCCAGTGGCGCGAGCGCATGATGGAAGATCGCTTCACCATTCGCACTGCGATGGAGGATTCTAACTACGCCCCTGACAAGTCCGACCCCGAGATGCTGCGCGAACAACTGGCGTTCGAGCGCAAGCGCTGGGGCTGGGACGAGGCCCGCGAGGTGATCCGCAACTCTCCGCTGCCCATCATCGTCAAGGGCGTCATGAATGCCGAAGAGGCGGTGCAATGCATGGAGGCCGGCGCGGCGGGACTGTATGTGTCCAACTATGGCGGGCGCAGCATCGACCGAATGCCCTCGGCAATATCGGCCCTGCCCAAGGTGCGCGCGGCGGTTTCGAAAGATACGCCGATCATCTTCGATAGCGGTATCCGGCGCGGATCGGACATCGCGGCCGCCATCGCGCTGGGCGCCGATGTAGTCGCACTGGGCCGCTCGGTCGGCTACGGGCTCGCGGCCAATGGCGAAGATGGCGCTAAGCGGGTGCTACAGCTGTTGCAGTCGGAATTCTGGACGACGCTCGGCCATCTCGGCTGCTCTCACGTCGAAGAGCTTACGGCGTCAGCTTTTTGTTGA
- a CDS encoding ATP-binding cassette domain-containing protein, whose protein sequence is MSSDQFIIEAHDLVRDYGGGGLLSKNRSVRALKGISLAVRTGKTLAVVGESGCGKSTLARILTMIDPQTQGSLRIAGHDVNIAQRKPSPALRRSVQIVFQNPYASLNPRQNIGDALTEQLYLNTDDSAVVRRNKAAAMLERVGLSADHARRYPHMLSGGQRQRVAIARALMVNPRIVVLDEPVSALDLSVQAQVLNLLKDLQDELGLSYVFISHDLSVVRYIADDVIVMQAGEVVEAATRDAIFTAPQHPYTRKLFDATPSTSIAAIRNRLAAERASVNTIPSQAGTA, encoded by the coding sequence GTGTCATCTGATCAGTTCATCATCGAAGCGCATGATCTCGTGCGCGACTACGGCGGCGGCGGGTTGCTGTCCAAGAACAGGAGCGTTCGCGCCCTCAAGGGCATTTCGCTGGCCGTGCGGACCGGCAAGACACTGGCCGTGGTCGGCGAGAGCGGTTGCGGCAAGTCGACCCTTGCGCGCATTCTCACTATGATCGATCCACAGACCCAGGGCTCGCTGCGCATTGCGGGCCACGACGTCAATATCGCCCAGCGCAAGCCCTCTCCGGCGCTGCGGCGGTCGGTGCAGATCGTGTTCCAGAACCCCTATGCCTCGCTCAATCCGCGACAGAACATCGGCGACGCGCTCACCGAGCAGCTCTATCTCAATACCGACGACAGCGCCGTGGTTCGGCGCAACAAGGCTGCGGCCATGCTGGAACGCGTCGGCCTCTCGGCCGACCATGCGCGGCGCTATCCGCACATGCTCTCGGGCGGTCAGCGGCAGCGCGTGGCCATCGCCCGCGCCCTCATGGTCAATCCGAGGATCGTTGTGCTGGACGAGCCGGTTTCCGCGCTCGACCTGTCAGTCCAGGCCCAGGTGCTGAACCTGCTCAAGGACCTGCAGGACGAGCTGGGCCTGAGCTATGTGTTCATCAGCCATGACCTGTCCGTCGTGCGCTATATCGCCGACGACGTCATCGTCATGCAGGCTGGCGAAGTGGTGGAAGCGGCAACGCGCGATGCGATCTTCACCGCCCCGCAGCACCCCTATACGCGCAAGCTATTCGATGCCACGCCGTCGACCAGCATAGCAGCCATCCGCAACCGTCTGGCCGCCGAGCGCGCCAGCGTCAACACCATTCCATCCCAGGCAGGCACAGCATGA
- a CDS encoding ABC transporter ATP-binding protein — protein sequence MPLLTIRNLRVSFATVSGRFYAVRGVDISVHQGEVLAIVGESGSGKSVSMLSVMGLLPAGAIVEADEMRFDGQDLLSLSGSQRRRLIGKDIAMIFQEPITSLNPCFTVGFQIEEALRLHMGLGRRESRDRAVELLTAVGIPDPQSRLSSFPHQMSGGQCQRVMIAMAIACKPRLLIADEPTTALDVTIQKQILDLLKALQRSTAMGLILITHDMGVVAETAGRVIVQHQGQKVEEADVLSLFENPQQAYTRALLSALPENAVGTRLPTLNASAGEAARVI from the coding sequence GTGCCATTGCTGACCATTCGCAATCTTCGCGTGTCATTCGCCACGGTGTCCGGCCGGTTCTATGCGGTCCGCGGCGTCGATATTTCGGTGCATCAGGGCGAGGTGCTCGCCATTGTCGGCGAGAGCGGCTCGGGAAAGTCTGTCTCGATGCTGTCCGTCATGGGCCTGCTGCCGGCTGGCGCGATCGTTGAAGCCGACGAGATGCGTTTTGACGGCCAGGACCTGCTCTCGCTGAGCGGATCGCAGCGGCGCCGCCTGATCGGCAAGGACATTGCCATGATCTTCCAGGAGCCCATCACCTCGCTCAATCCCTGCTTCACGGTCGGTTTCCAGATCGAGGAGGCGCTCAGGCTGCACATGGGCTTGGGGCGGCGCGAAAGCCGGGACCGGGCAGTGGAGCTGCTGACCGCGGTGGGTATCCCCGATCCGCAGTCGCGCCTCTCGAGCTTTCCCCACCAGATGTCGGGCGGGCAATGCCAGCGCGTGATGATCGCAATGGCCATCGCCTGCAAGCCGCGCCTGCTGATCGCCGACGAGCCGACGACCGCGCTCGACGTCACCATCCAGAAGCAGATCCTCGATCTGCTCAAGGCCCTGCAGCGCTCGACGGCCATGGGTCTGATCCTGATCACCCATGACATGGGCGTGGTGGCCGAGACGGCGGGCCGGGTCATCGTGCAGCACCAAGGGCAGAAGGTCGAGGAGGCGGATGTGCTCTCGCTGTTTGAAAATCCGCAGCAGGCCTATACCCGCGCCCTCCTCTCGGCCCTGCCGGAAAATGCCGTGGGAACGCGGCTTCCGACCCTTAACGCTTCTGCGGGGGAGGCTGCCCGTGTCATCTGA
- a CDS encoding ABC transporter permease subunit: MTEMSTPPRELSPKLQRLQDFAYGFASNRGALVGFAVMLVLVVVAIFAPWIAPYPPAQQFRDALLVPPAWQEGGRSAYLLGTDAVGRDMLSRLIHGTRYSLYVGTLVISIAMTGGVIIGMIAGYVGGWVDTVIMRVMDVILAFPSLLLALVLVAVLGPGLTNAMIAIAIVLQPHFARLARAAVMTEKGKEYVTAIRVGSGGPLRLMFMTILPNCLSPLVVQATLSFSTAILDAAALGFLGMGAQPPTPEWGTMLAEAREFILRAWWVVTFPGIAILVTVLSINLIGDGLRDTLDPKLRKG; the protein is encoded by the coding sequence ATGACCGAAATGTCGACTCCACCCCGCGAACTCTCGCCGAAACTGCAGCGCCTGCAGGACTTCGCCTATGGCTTTGCGTCCAATCGCGGCGCGCTGGTCGGTTTTGCCGTCATGCTTGTGCTGGTCGTGGTGGCGATCTTTGCCCCCTGGATCGCCCCCTATCCGCCAGCACAGCAGTTCCGTGACGCGCTTCTGGTGCCGCCGGCCTGGCAGGAAGGCGGACGAAGCGCCTATCTGCTCGGCACGGATGCGGTGGGCCGGGACATGCTGTCGCGGCTGATCCACGGCACGCGGTATTCGCTCTATGTAGGAACGCTCGTGATCAGCATCGCCATGACCGGCGGTGTGATCATCGGCATGATTGCCGGCTATGTCGGCGGCTGGGTCGATACGGTCATCATGCGCGTGATGGACGTGATCCTGGCCTTTCCGTCGCTGCTGCTGGCGCTGGTGCTGGTTGCCGTGCTTGGGCCGGGCCTGACCAATGCGATGATCGCCATTGCCATCGTGCTGCAGCCCCATTTCGCGCGCCTGGCGCGAGCCGCGGTGATGACCGAGAAGGGCAAGGAATATGTCACCGCCATACGCGTCGGCAGCGGCGGGCCGCTGCGCCTCATGTTCATGACCATCCTTCCCAATTGCCTGTCTCCGCTGGTCGTCCAGGCGACGCTGTCATTTTCCACGGCCATCCTAGACGCTGCCGCGCTCGGCTTTCTGGGCATGGGTGCGCAGCCGCCGACGCCCGAATGGGGCACCATGCTGGCCGAAGCACGCGAATTCATCCTGCGCGCCTGGTGGGTGGTGACCTTCCCCGGCATTGCCATTCTCGTCACCGTGCTCAGCATCAACCTGATCGGCGACGGGCTGCGCGATACGCTCGATCCCAAGCTGAGAAAGGGCTGA
- a CDS encoding ABC transporter permease subunit translates to MISFLLRKLLVIIPTFIGITIVAFGFVRILPGDPVMLMAGERGLTPERHAELMAQFGFDRPIWVQYLDFVGRIFQGDIGSSLVTKKPVFQEFMTLFPATIELAACAIILAAAIGIPLGVLAAAKRGSLFDQLSMSIALTGYSMPIFWWGLLLIIFFSGTLGWTPVSGRIALLYYFPNSTGFMLFDSLMSGQKGAFTSAVQHLILPSIVLATIPMAVLARQTRSAMLEVLNEDYVRTARAKGLPPYRVVSQHAFRNALIPIVTTLGLQIGGLLTGAILTETIFSWPGIGKWMVDSISRRDYPVVQGGLMMVAVIVMAVNLIVDMLYALINPRIRHR, encoded by the coding sequence ATGATTAGCTTCTTGCTCCGAAAACTCCTGGTCATCATCCCGACCTTTATCGGCATCACGATCGTCGCCTTCGGCTTCGTGCGAATCCTGCCCGGAGATCCGGTCATGCTGATGGCCGGCGAGCGCGGCCTGACCCCGGAACGCCACGCCGAGCTCATGGCCCAGTTCGGTTTCGACCGCCCGATCTGGGTGCAGTATCTCGATTTCGTCGGCAGGATCTTCCAGGGCGACATCGGCTCGTCCCTGGTCACCAAGAAGCCGGTGTTCCAGGAATTCATGACCCTGTTTCCGGCCACGATCGAGCTGGCCGCGTGCGCTATTATTCTCGCGGCAGCGATCGGCATTCCGCTGGGCGTCCTGGCGGCCGCAAAGCGCGGCTCACTGTTCGACCAGCTGTCGATGAGCATCGCGCTGACCGGCTATTCCATGCCCATCTTCTGGTGGGGCCTGCTGCTCATCATCTTCTTTTCCGGCACGCTGGGCTGGACGCCTGTCTCGGGCCGTATCGCCCTGCTGTACTACTTTCCCAACAGCACCGGCTTCATGCTGTTCGACAGCCTGATGTCGGGGCAGAAGGGGGCCTTCACCTCGGCCGTGCAGCACCTCATCCTGCCCTCGATCGTGCTGGCCACCATTCCCATGGCGGTGCTGGCGCGACAGACGCGTTCCGCCATGCTCGAGGTTCTCAACGAGGACTATGTGCGCACCGCCCGCGCCAAGGGGCTTCCGCCCTATCGCGTGGTTTCCCAGCACGCCTTCCGCAACGCGCTGATCCCGATCGTCACGACGCTTGGCCTGCAGATCGGCGGGCTGCTGACCGGCGCCATCCTGACGGAGACCATCTTTTCCTGGCCGGGCATCGGCAAGTGGATGGTCGATTCTATCAGCCGGCGTGACTACCCGGTGGTGCAGGGCGGGCTGATGATGGTCGCCGTCATCGTCATGGCGGTGAACCTGATCGTCGACATGCTCTACGCCCTGATCAATCCCCGAATTCGCCACAGGTGA
- a CDS encoding RidA family protein: MIKRHKKARIMHGAVEHNGVLYIGGHAAHDLDKGMGDQTREICQKLDTLMAEAGTDKTQLLQARIYITDMSKKEEMNEAWLEWLGEELPARATIGVADLGDPKRLIEITSIAAMPQSA, from the coding sequence ATGATCAAGCGGCATAAAAAGGCTCGGATCATGCACGGCGCCGTCGAGCATAACGGCGTGCTCTACATCGGGGGGCACGCAGCACATGACCTGGACAAGGGCATGGGCGACCAGACACGCGAAATCTGCCAGAAGCTGGATACGCTGATGGCCGAGGCCGGGACCGACAAGACCCAGTTGCTGCAGGCGCGAATCTACATCACCGACATGAGCAAGAAGGAAGAGATGAACGAGGCCTGGCTGGAATGGCTGGGCGAAGAGCTTCCCGCGCGCGCCACGATCGGCGTTGCCGACCTGGGCGACCCCAAGCGCCTGATCGAAATCACTTCGATTGCCGCGATGCCGCAATCCGCCTGA
- a CDS encoding FAD-dependent oxidoreductase yields MRVIVIGAGMFGASTAYQLARNGVEVTIIDHAHPGKATMAGAGIVCPWATRIEDAEWYDMYAAGARFYDELIGSLHAAGETDLGYRKVGALVTATDESEFKAAGERITRRVASAPEAGDVQLLSNAEAKARFPVLRDGLEAYFIPGGARVDARLLSAAMVRAAVTLGAEYRNDYATLEIVDGRVRCRDGAGQIVPGDEIVVAGGAWASQILGPVGIVHPVKPQKGQIIHLRLAGVVTGHWPVLLPMSSHYMLTFDDSRVVVGATREDDSGFDYRVTAVGQAEVLAAGMAIAPGLVDAEIIETRIGFRPAGPSIKPIFGRVPGVEGLSVGNGLGAGGISIGPYAGKLLADIVQGKATELPVDAYAPQRA; encoded by the coding sequence ATGCGAGTAATCGTCATCGGCGCCGGCATGTTCGGCGCAAGCACTGCCTACCAGCTGGCCCGCAACGGGGTCGAAGTCACCATCATCGATCATGCCCATCCCGGCAAGGCGACCATGGCGGGAGCCGGCATCGTCTGCCCCTGGGCCACACGTATCGAGGATGCCGAGTGGTACGACATGTATGCGGCCGGGGCGCGCTTTTATGACGAATTGATCGGCAGCCTCCATGCCGCGGGCGAAACCGACCTTGGCTATCGCAAGGTGGGCGCGTTAGTGACCGCCACCGACGAGAGCGAATTCAAGGCAGCCGGAGAGCGGATCACCCGCCGCGTGGCCAGTGCCCCCGAGGCCGGCGACGTGCAATTGCTGTCCAATGCCGAGGCGAAAGCCCGCTTTCCGGTGCTGCGCGACGGGCTCGAGGCCTATTTCATTCCCGGCGGGGCGCGTGTCGATGCCCGCCTGCTGTCGGCCGCCATGGTGCGCGCCGCCGTTACCCTTGGCGCCGAGTATCGCAACGACTATGCGACCCTCGAGATCGTTGATGGCCGCGTGCGCTGCCGCGATGGCGCCGGTCAGATCGTGCCGGGCGACGAGATTGTCGTTGCCGGTGGCGCCTGGGCCTCGCAAATCCTGGGGCCGGTGGGGATCGTCCATCCCGTCAAGCCGCAGAAGGGCCAAATCATCCATCTGCGCCTGGCGGGCGTGGTCACCGGGCACTGGCCCGTGCTGCTGCCCATGTCCAGCCACTACATGCTGACCTTTGATGACAGCCGCGTCGTCGTCGGAGCGACGCGCGAAGACGATTCAGGCTTCGACTACCGCGTCACGGCAGTCGGACAGGCCGAGGTGCTTGCCGCCGGCATGGCCATCGCGCCGGGACTGGTGGATGCCGAGATCATCGAGACCCGCATCGGGTTCCGCCCCGCCGGACCCAGCATCAAGCCGATCTTTGGCCGCGTGCCGGGCGTCGAAGGGCTCAGCGTCGGCAACGGGCTGGGCGCGGGCGGTATCTCGATCGGCCCCTATGCGGGCAAGTTGCTGGCCGACATCGTCCAGGGCAAAGCCACCGAGCTGCCCGTCGACGCCTATGCGCCGCAACGCGCCTGA
- a CDS encoding ABC transporter substrate-binding protein: MKRTLATAAVMAGLATPAFAGTLTVCLEGAPETFNPQLTSNGTTSTVLGQIYDGLVAVERGGSQIEPALAQSWTVSDDGLTYTFKLRQGVKWQTTQSFSPTREFNADDVIFTFDRMTDAEHPYHTVNGGNFITFSTKLADALESVEKVDDYTVAFTLKQPLAPFTGIMAHGSLKITSAEYAEQLLAAGTPDLLDRDPVGTGPFQLQAYQTDAVVRLIPFAGTWGAEQGIAENTPMVDAIIMAISPDASVRVQRALAGECLISFYPNLADAPLIEASNNLDLVVAKVASSGFLTFNFTMEKFQDARVRQALAHAINMEPLVEVVFNGMGHVTGAVVPPEFWGAADLPAYDYDPEKAKQLLTEAGYADGFQTQLWAVPVSRPYMPNGRRAAEMVQEDWAAIGVEAEIVTYEWAEYIQRARALESEVGMFGGIYDFPDPSQIPNNYFTCDSAGTPSPSNIGAWCNDEFIATMAEAGAITDQAKRAALYVEAQQILHDEYAAVMFGGADQQIAVGKTVEGFVPAIFGTSRMSGVTVD, encoded by the coding sequence ATGAAAAGAACTCTTGCTACCGCAGCCGTGATGGCCGGCCTTGCGACGCCAGCCTTTGCCGGAACGCTGACCGTTTGCCTCGAAGGCGCCCCCGAAACGTTCAACCCGCAACTGACCAGCAATGGCACGACGTCGACCGTGCTCGGGCAGATTTACGATGGCTTGGTGGCCGTCGAGCGCGGCGGTTCGCAGATCGAGCCGGCGCTGGCCCAGAGTTGGACTGTTTCGGACGATGGCCTGACCTATACGTTCAAGCTGCGGCAGGGCGTGAAATGGCAGACCACGCAGAGTTTCTCGCCCACGCGCGAATTCAATGCCGACGACGTCATCTTCACCTTCGACCGCATGACGGATGCCGAGCACCCGTACCACACCGTCAATGGCGGCAATTTCATCACCTTCAGCACCAAGCTCGCCGACGCCCTGGAGTCGGTGGAAAAGGTCGATGACTATACCGTTGCCTTCACGCTGAAGCAGCCGCTGGCGCCGTTCACCGGCATCATGGCGCATGGCTCGCTCAAGATCACCTCGGCCGAATATGCTGAACAGCTGCTGGCTGCCGGCACGCCGGACCTGCTCGACCGCGATCCGGTCGGCACCGGCCCGTTCCAGCTGCAGGCCTACCAGACCGATGCGGTGGTTCGTCTCATCCCCTTCGCCGGGACCTGGGGCGCCGAGCAGGGCATTGCCGAAAACACGCCAATGGTCGACGCCATCATCATGGCCATCAGCCCCGACGCATCGGTGCGCGTGCAGCGAGCGCTGGCCGGCGAATGCCTCATCTCCTTCTATCCTAACCTGGCCGATGCGCCGCTGATCGAAGCTAGTAACAACCTCGACCTCGTGGTCGCTAAGGTCGCCTCGTCGGGCTTTTTGACCTTCAATTTCACTATGGAAAAGTTCCAGGACGCTCGCGTTCGCCAGGCGCTTGCCCATGCCATCAACATGGAGCCCTTGGTCGAGGTGGTTTTCAACGGCATGGGTCATGTGACTGGCGCCGTGGTTCCCCCCGAATTCTGGGGCGCGGCCGATCTGCCCGCCTACGACTACGACCCGGAAAAGGCCAAGCAGCTGCTGACCGAAGCTGGCTATGCCGATGGTTTCCAGACCCAGCTCTGGGCCGTGCCGGTGTCGCGTCCCTATATGCCCAACGGCCGCCGTGCCGCCGAGATGGTGCAGGAGGACTGGGCTGCCATTGGGGTTGAAGCGGAAATCGTGACCTACGAATGGGCCGAGTATATCCAGCGTGCGCGCGCGCTCGAGTCCGAAGTCGGAATGTTTGGCGGCATCTACGACTTCCCCGATCCCAGCCAGATCCCGAACAATTACTTCACCTGCGACTCGGCCGGTACGCCCAGCCCGTCCAATATCGGCGCATGGTGCAATGACGAGTTCATCGCGACTATGGCCGAGGCCGGCGCCATCACCGACCAGGCCAAGCGCGCAGCGCTCTACGTCGAAGCCCAGCAGATCCTCCATGACGAGTATGCGGCCGTCATGTTTGGCGGCGCCGATCAACAGATCGCCGTGGGCAAGACCGTCGAGGGCTTTGTTCCGGCCATCTTTGGGACGTCGCGGATGTCGGGCGTAACGGTCGACTAA
- a CDS encoding LysR substrate-binding domain-containing protein translates to MNIRQIEAFHAVMETGSATRAAERLNISQPAISKLVKAFSETCGFALFQRKGGQMVPTREAQVLAGEVTKVFSGANRIRDVARALREHEWGDISIAAPPAFSIGFLPRILADSMHLSDLRVQILSRTSPQIVEMVAGQQVDIGLSVIEPNHPDISSRLLVTFSLVCLLPVNHPLAAKKQIHINDLRNEPFISLPSSDCSFSRAERAFQLSGGAMRRKIEVPFSETAAMLVAQGAGVAVVPPFAGIDIDPSLVARRAIQPVEQTDLWLIKPKQRQAPLVVGLIEELLSKAFSTIGA, encoded by the coding sequence ATGAACATCCGCCAGATCGAAGCCTTTCACGCGGTTATGGAAACCGGCTCCGCCACGCGCGCCGCCGAGCGCCTAAACATCTCTCAGCCCGCAATTTCCAAGCTGGTCAAGGCCTTCTCCGAGACCTGCGGCTTCGCGCTGTTCCAGCGCAAGGGCGGCCAGATGGTGCCGACCCGCGAGGCGCAGGTTCTGGCGGGCGAGGTGACCAAGGTTTTTTCCGGGGCCAACCGGATCCGGGACGTGGCGCGGGCGCTGCGCGAGCACGAATGGGGCGACATTTCCATTGCGGCGCCTCCGGCATTTTCCATCGGTTTCCTCCCCAGAATTCTCGCGGACAGCATGCATTTGTCCGACCTGCGTGTGCAAATCTTGTCACGCACCTCGCCTCAGATCGTCGAAATGGTCGCCGGTCAGCAGGTCGATATTGGCCTCAGCGTAATCGAGCCCAATCACCCCGATATCAGCAGCAGGTTGCTGGTGACCTTTTCGCTAGTATGCCTCTTGCCTGTGAACCACCCGCTCGCTGCAAAAAAGCAGATCCATATCAATGATTTGCGCAATGAACCTTTCATCTCCCTGCCATCCAGCGACTGCTCATTCTCACGGGCAGAACGCGCGTTCCAGCTGTCGGGCGGGGCGATGAGACGCAAGATTGAGGTACCTTTTTCTGAAACGGCAGCGATGCTTGTTGCGCAGGGGGCGGGTGTCGCTGTCGTGCCGCCGTTTGCAGGCATCGACATCGATCCCAGCCTTGTGGCGCGCCGAGCGATTCAACCCGTCGAGCAAACCGATTTGTGGCTGATCAAACCTAAACAGCGGCAAGCGCCCTTGGTCGTTGGATTGATTGAAGAATTGCTTAGCAAGGCTTTTTCTACAATCGGCGCTTGA
- a CDS encoding DUF2235 domain-containing protein: MRRLFFCCDGTWNHIESAYPTNVLKLARAIPGVANDGISQVVFYLEGVGTGRGTGTLAKKIDRLGGGMFGWGLLQNVVEAYKNLVFNYRPGDEIYIFGFSRGAHTARSLAGMIRSVGILDRDRIHMLPEAIKRYQNRGATGHPDAPENCAFRWENSRSVTTGGAEREWRKLHHPETSLTEAVPLKITYLGVWDTVGAMGVPSFLWISKLFNRKYTFHDFALSSSVASARHAIAIDERRATFPEAPWDNLDELNARQPDGMEPPYQQLWFPGDHGSVGGGGDITGLSDNALKWMVEGAMAKGLQLPAAFLEAAERSVDNAAPLVNITSQKWSFTSWVMSMVQKDRTGPQLLSDVAPSTRRRWANASYRPGTLKRVAFDLDKPERTATPASVAPVELA, encoded by the coding sequence ATGAGAAGACTTTTTTTCTGCTGCGATGGCACTTGGAACCATATCGAGTCCGCGTATCCAACCAATGTCTTGAAACTCGCCCGCGCCATCCCAGGCGTGGCCAATGACGGTATTTCGCAGGTAGTGTTTTACCTGGAAGGCGTAGGAACAGGGCGCGGCACGGGTACCCTCGCCAAGAAAATCGACCGCCTGGGCGGTGGCATGTTCGGCTGGGGCCTGCTCCAGAACGTCGTCGAGGCTTATAAGAATCTGGTGTTCAACTACCGTCCTGGCGACGAGATATATATCTTCGGCTTCTCTCGCGGTGCGCATACCGCGCGCTCGTTGGCTGGCATGATCCGCTCGGTCGGCATCCTGGACCGCGATCGCATCCACATGTTGCCCGAGGCGATCAAGCGCTACCAGAACCGTGGCGCTACCGGACACCCCGACGCCCCTGAGAACTGTGCCTTCCGCTGGGAAAATTCGAGGAGCGTCACGACCGGCGGTGCCGAGCGCGAATGGCGCAAGCTGCACCACCCCGAGACGTCCCTCACCGAGGCAGTGCCGCTCAAGATTACCTATCTGGGCGTCTGGGATACGGTGGGCGCCATGGGTGTGCCGTCGTTCCTGTGGATCTCGAAGCTTTTTAACAGGAAGTACACCTTCCACGACTTCGCACTGTCCAGCAGTGTAGCATCGGCGCGTCACGCCATCGCCATCGATGAGCGTCGCGCAACATTTCCCGAAGCTCCCTGGGATAACTTGGACGAGTTGAACGCCCGCCAACCCGATGGCATGGAGCCGCCCTACCAGCAGCTTTGGTTCCCTGGCGACCACGGATCGGTCGGCGGGGGTGGAGACATCACCGGGCTTTCTGACAATGCTCTCAAGTGGATGGTGGAGGGTGCGATGGCTAAAGGCCTTCAATTACCCGCTGCATTCCTCGAGGCGGCAGAGCGGTCGGTCGATAATGCCGCCCCGTTGGTAAACATTACCTCGCAGAAATGGTCGTTCACATCCTGGGTAATGTCGATGGTGCAGAAAGACCGGACTGGCCCACAGCTTCTGTCTGACGTGGCGCCGTCTACACGAAGGCGCTGGGCCAACGCCAGCTATCGTCCGGGCACTTTGAAAAGAGTGGCATTCGACCTGGACAAGCCCGAACGGACCGCCACTCCGGCGTCCGTCGCTCCGGTCGAATTGGCGTAA